In one Brassica oleracea var. oleracea cultivar TO1000 chromosome C9, BOL, whole genome shotgun sequence genomic region, the following are encoded:
- the LOC106316688 gene encoding glutamate decarboxylase 4-like, producing MVLSKTASETTDVSIYSTFASRYVRNSLPRFEMPENSIPKEAAYQIINDELMLDGNPRLNLASFVTTWMEPECDKLMMESINKNYVDMDEYPVTTELQNRCVNMIARLFNAPLDDGEAAVGVGTVGSSEAIMLAGLAFKRQWQNKRKAQGLPYDKPNIVTGANVQVCWEKFARYFEVELKEVKLREGYYVMDPEKAVEMVDENTICVAAILGSTLTGEFEDVKLLNDLLVEKNKLTGWDTGIHVDAASGGFIAPFLYPELEWDFRLPLVKSINVSGHKYGLVYAGIGWVVWRTNSDLPEELIFHINYLGADQPTFTLNFSKGSSQVIAQYYQLIRLGFEGYRNVMDNCRENMMVLREGLEKTGRFNIVSKENGVPLVAFSLKDSSRHDEFEVAETLRRFGWIVPAYTMPADAEHVTVIRVVIREDFSRTLAERLVADFEKVLRELDTLPAKVHAKMANGKAKCVKKTEEETTREVTAYWKKVVETKKTNKNKIC from the exons ATGGTTTTGTCTAAGACAGCTTCTGAAACAACTGATGTTTCAATCTATTCAACTTTTGCTTCTCGTTACGTCCGCAACTCTCTCCCACG ATTCGAGATGCCTGAGAACTCTATCCCTAAGGAAGCAGCGTATCAGATCATCAACGATGAGCTAATGCTCGACGGTAACCCTAGGCTAAACCTAGCCTCTTTCGTAACCACGTGGATGGAGCCAGAGTGTGACAAGCTCATGATGGAATCCATCAACAAGAACTACGTTGACATGGACGAGTACCCTGTCACCACCGAGCTTCAGAACCGATGCGTCAACATGATTGCGCGTCTCTTTAACGCGCCGCTCGATGACGGCGAGGCTGCGGTTGGTGTTGGCACCGTGGGATCGTCGGAGGCGATTATGTTGGCCGGGTTGGCTTTTAAGAGACAGTGGCAGAATAAGCGTAAGGCCCAAGGGCTTCCTTATGATAAGCCCAATATCGTAACCGGAGCTAATGTTCAG GTTTGCTGGGAGAAATTCGCAAGGTATTTCGAGGTGGAGCTTAAGGAAGTGAAGCTAAGAGAAGGATACTACGTGATGGACCCTGAAAAGGCAGTCGAAATGGTAGACGAGAACACCATTTGTGTAGCAGCCATTCTAGGTTCGACGCTAACCGGAGAGTTCGAAGACGTTAAGCTCCTCAACGACCTCCTAGTCGAGAAAAACAAGCTAACCGG ATGGGATACGGGGATTCACGTGGATGCAGCGAGTGGTGGGTTTATTGCACCGTTCTTGTATCCGGAGCTGGAGTGGGACTTCCGGTTACCATTGGTTAAGAGCATAAATGTGAGTGGTCACAAATACGGTTTGGTTTATGCCGGAATCGGTTGGGTTGTGTGGAGAACCAATTCTGATCTGCCTGAAGAACTTATCTTCCACATCAATTATCTTGGCGCTGATCAACCCACCTTCACTCTCAACTTCTCCAAAG GTTCGAGTCAAGTGATTGCTCAGTACTACCAGCTGATTCGTCTTGGATTCGAG GGATATCGTAACGTGATGGATAATTGCCGCGAAAACATGATGGTCTTAAGAGAAGGATTAGAGAAAACGGGACGTTTCAACATTGTCTCCAAAGAAAACGGTGTTCCTTTGGTGGCGTTTTCTCTAAAAGACAGTAGCCGCCACGACGAGTTCGAAGTGGCCGAAACTCTCCGCCGCTTCGGGTGGATCGTTCCGGCCTACACGATGCCCGCGGATGCAGAACACGTCACCGTCATCCGAGTGGTGATTCGAGAAGATTTCTCTCGAACCTTAGCTGAGAGATTGGTCGCAGACTTTGAGAAGGTTCTTCGCGAGCTCGATACACTTCCGGCGAAGGTTCACGCCAAGATGGCTAATGGAAAAGCTAAATGTGTTAAGAAGACGGAGGAGGAGACGACGAGGGAAGTTACGGCATATTGGAAGAAGGTTGTGGAGACAAAGAAGACTAACAAGAACAAGATTTGCTAA